acacatgaaagaatgctcaacatcactaataattagagaaatgcaaatcagaactacaatgagatatcatctcacaccattcagaatggccatcatcaaaaaatctagaaacaataaatgctggagagggtgtggagaaaagggaacactcttgcactgctggtgggaatgtgaattggttcagccactatggagaacagtatggaggttccttaaaagactacaaatagaactactatatgacccagcaatcccacttctgggcatataccctgagaaaaccataattcaaaaacagtcatgtaccaaaatgttcattgcagctctatttacagtagccaggagatggaacaacctaagtgtccatcattggatgaatggataaagaagatgtggcacatatataccatggaatattactcagccacaaaaagaaatgaaattgagttatttgtagtgaggtggatggacctagagtctgtcacacagagtgaagtaagtcagaaagagaaaaacaaataccatatgctaacacatatatatggaatctaaaaaaaaaaaatgtcatgaagaacctaggggtaagatgggaataaagacacagacctactagagaatggacttgaggatacggggagggggaagggtacgctgtgacaaagtgagagagtggaatggacatatatacactaccaaacgtaaaatagatagctagtgggaagtagctgcgtagcacagggagatcagctcggtggtttgtgaccacctagaggggtgggatagggagggtgggagggaggtagatgcaagagtgaagagatatggggatatatgtatatgtataactgattcactttgttataaagcagaaactaacacaccattgtaaagcaattatactccaataaagatgtaaaaaaaaaaaaaaaaaaagattactctatccagcaaggatctcactcagattcaacagagaaattaaaaactttacagacaagcaaaagctaagagaattcagcaccatcaaaccagctttataacgaatgctaaaggaacttctctaggcgggaaacacaagagaaggaaaagacctacaataacaaacccaaaacagttaagaaaatggtaattggaacatacatatcgataaacaccttaaatgtaaatggattaaatgctccaaccaaaagacatagactggatgaatggatacaaaaacaaggcccgtatatctgctgtctacaagagacccacttcagacctagggacacatacagactgaaagtgagaggatggaaaaagatattccatgcaaatgaaaagcaagagaaaactggagtagcCACTTTCATAtccgacaaaatagactttaaaataaagactatctcgagagacaaagaaggacactgcataacgatcaagggatcaatccaagaagaagatataacaattgtagatacttatgcacccaacataggagctcctcaatatataaggcaaatgctaacagccataaaaggagaaaatgaaagtaacacaataataataggggactttaacaccccactttcaccaatggacagatcatccaaaatgaaaatagataaagaaacacaagctttaaatgacacattaaagaagatggatttaattgatatttacaggacattccaaccaaaaacaacagaatacactttcttctcaattgctcatggaacattctccgtgatagatcatatcatgggacACAagtaaagccttggtaaatttaagaaaactgaaatcgtatcaagtatcttttccaaccacaatgctatgagactagatatcaattacagggaaaaaagtgtaaaaaatacgaacacatggaggctaaacaatacgctactaaataaccaagagatcactgaagaaatcaaagaggaaatcagaaaatacctagaaacaaatgacaatgaaaacatgacgacccaaaacctatgggatgcagcaaaagcagttctaagatggaagtttatagcaatacaatgctacctcaagaaacaagtaaatctcaaataaataacaaaaccttacatctaaagtaattagagaaagaacaaaaaaaccccaaagctagcagaaggaaagaaatcataaagatcagatcagaaataaatgaaaaataaatgaaggaaacaatagcaaacatcaataaaactaaaagctggttctttgagaagataaacaaaattgataaaccattagtcagactaatcaggaaaaaaagggagaagattcaaatcaatagaattagaaatgaaaaagaagaagtaacaactgacactgcagaaatacaaaggatcatgagagattactacaagcaactgtatgctaataaaatggatgacctggaagaaatgtacaaattcttagaaaagcacaaccttccaagagtgaaccaggaagaaatagaaaatacaaacagaccaatcacaagcaccgaaattgaaactgtaattaaaaatattccaacaaacaaaagtccaggaccagatggcttcacagtaaATTTTATCAaccatttacagaagagctaacacccatccttctcaaactcttccaaaatatagcatagggaggaacactcacaaactcattctacgaggtcgccaccctggtaccaaaaccaaacaaatatgtcacaaagaaagaaaaccacaagccaatatcactgatgaagatagatgcaaaaatcctcaacaaaataccagcaaaccaaatccaacagtgcgttagaaggatcatacaccatgatcaagtggggtttatcccaggaatgcggggattcttcagtatatacaaatcaatcaatgtgatacaccatattaacaaattgaaggataaaaaccatatgatcatctcaatagatgcataaaatctttcaacaaaattcaacactcattaaTGATAataaccttccagaaagtaggcatagagggaactttcctcaacataataaaggccatatatgacaaacccacagccaacatcgtcctcaatggtgaaaaactgaaaccatttccactaagatcaggaacaagacaggttgcccactctcaccactattattcaacatagctttcgaagttttagccacagcaatcagagaagaaaaagaaataaaaggaatccaaatcggaaaagaagtaaagctgtcactgtttgcagatgacatgataagatacatagagattcctaaagatgctcccagaaaactactagaactaatcaatgaatttggtaaagtagcaggatacaaaattcatgtacagaaatctcttccattcctatacactaatgatgaaaaatctgaaagagaaattaaggaaacaatcccatttaccatggcaacaaaaagaataaaatacctaggaataaatctacctaaggagacaaaagatctgtatgcagaaaactataagacacaaatgaaataaattaaagatgataccaacagatggagagatataccacgttctttgattggaagaatcaacattgttaaaatgactatactacccaaagcaacctacagattcaatgcaatccctatgaaactatcaatggcatttatcacagaactagaacaaaaattttcacaatttgtatggaaacacaaaagaccctgagtagccaaagcaatcttgagaaagaaaaatggagttggaggaatcaggcttcttgacttcagactacactacaaatctacagtaatcaagacagtatggtactggcacaaaaacagaaagatagatcagtggaataggatagaaaacccagagataaacccatgcacttatggtcatcttatctttgataaaggaggcaagaatatacaatggagaaaagacagcctcttcaataagtggtgctgggaaaactggacagctacatgtagaaaaatgaaattagaacactccctaacaccatacacaaaaataaactcagaatggattaaagacctaaatgtaaggccaaacataaaactcttagaggaccacataggaagaacacttcatgacataaatcacagcaagatcctttttgacccacctcctagagaaatggaaataaaaacaaaaataaacaaatggaacctaatgaaacttaaaagcttttgcacagcaaaggaaaccataaacaagacaaaaagacaaccctcagaatgagagaaaatatttgcaaatgaagcaacttacaaaggattaatctatgaaatatacaaggagctcatgcaggtcaatatcaaaaaaaacaaacaacccaatccaaaaatgggcagaagacctaaatagacatttctccaaagaagatatacagattgccaacaaacacatgaaaggatgctcaacatcagcaatcatttgagaaatgcaaatcaaaactgcaatgaggtatcacctcacaccagtcagaatggccatcatcaaaaaatctacaaacaataaatgctcgagaaggtgtggagaaaagggaaccctcctacactgttggtgggaatgtaagtggatacagcccctatggagaacagtatggatgttccttaaaaaagtaaaaatagaactaccatatgacccagcaatcccactactgggcatataccctgagaaaaccataattcaaaaagagtcatgtaccaaaatgttcattgcagctctatttacaatagccaggacgtggaagcaatgtaagtgtccattattggatgaatggataaagaagatgtgacaaatatacacaatggaatattactcagccataaaaagaaacgagattgagttatttgtagtgaggtggatggacctagaatctgtcatacagagtgaagtaagtcagaaagagaaaacaaataccgtattctaacacatatatatggaatctaagagaaaaaatggtcatgaagaacctaggggcaggacaggaataaagacacagatgtagagaatggacttgaggatatggggagggggaagggtaagctgggatgaagtgggagagtggcatggatttatatacactaccaaacgtaaaatagatagctagtgggaagcagccgcatagcactgggagattagcttggtgctaatcacctagaggggagggatagggagagtggaagggagacgcaagagggaggagatatagggatataactatatgcatagctgattcactttgttttacagcagaaactaacacaatgtaaagcgattatactccaataaagttgttaaaaaaagaaaaatctatactGAGATACTACTTTATTATACCCACTAGgatagctataataaaaaagaaagacaaaatataacaaatcctgctaaggatgtggagaaactggaacacatacactgctgatgggaattgTTAAATCGTGGAGGTGCTTTGGAGAATAGTCTGGCAGTTCTACAAGAAGTTGAACATAGAAtttacatatgacccagcaattccactcctatgtacatacccaaggaaaatgaaaacgtgttcacagaaaaatttgtacatgattgttaatagcagcattattcattaccaagtggaagacagtctggcagtttcttataaaattaaacatgtacTTGCTCTGTTATTCAGTAATTCCACTGCTAGGTATTTaaccaagagggaaaaaaaaacatactggCATGTGAATACTagtagaagctttattcataatagctgaaaacaatCTGATTATCTATTAACCAGTGGATAAACAAtgtatggtatatccatatatacaggaatattcctcagccatttaaaaatgaaccAGTGATATagacaacaacatggataaatctcaaaagtaTTATtataagtgaaggaagccaaatAGAAAAGAGTATATACCAgatgattctatttatttgaaattctagAAATGGTATGGTCATAGGAAGTGGCGGAGTGGGAGGCATTGATAGCAAAAGGGGAGGGGAAATTTTAGGCTaatgaatgttttctttcttgattgTAGTGGTTGTGGTTATACagatgtatgcatttgtcaaagctCATTGAACTCAACTCTTAAAATATATACGTTTATATtgtattaaatatttcaataaagttaattttatacaagaaatataaatattgatgttaaatataaacatttgaaaaatgctCAATCTCACTATAAATAGATgattgaaaatgaaaactacactgagatacTCATTCTCACCTATCATTTagtaaaaatacaaaagtttGACAATATATTCAGTTAGTGAAATTTTAGGAAACTAGctttctcatacattgctgatggaagAGGAAAATGGTGCAATTTCCACTGAGTAGTATCTGGCAATATCGACTAAAATTACAGATCTAGCTATCCCCTAACCTCACAATCCCATTTCTGTGACTCTAACCTGTAGAAACACCTGCATAAATATGcataagactggaaacaacccaagtgtccatcaacagcagACTGGTTAAATGAATTATAGTACATCCACACAACAGAATGCTAGCTGCTCTGAAGAATCAGGAAGATCTCTTTGTATAATACAGAAGGATCTCCAGGAGCATTTTAgttaaagagaaaggaaggaagcttggaaagaaggaagggagggaggaaggaaggaagggagggaggaagggaggaagggaggaaggaaggaaggaagggagggagggagggaagggaagaaggaaggaaggaagggagggagggagggaaagaaggaaggaagaaaggaaggaagggagggaaaggaagggaagggaagggaagagaaactaagaaaggaggaaatctgaataaatgtTCAAAATGCTTCTATTGGAATAAATGCTGGAAGGATaaataagaaactaataaaaatagttaCTAATAAGTCAACTTCTGTAAATTAGAGCAGCACCACTGGGTGCTCTGGGAAAAATTTTGGTAAAAGTTACTGAAGTCTTGCCTGgaaattccttctttcctttcttccttctctccttcccaccctcccttccttccttcctacaaaATGCATTATTTATCTACAAGAGAGTTCTGGAAAACAAGAAGGATACAGGCTCCTTGGGCGGGGAAACAATAAATCTATAGTTCCTTGCTACCGAGGAGGCTGGGGGTATAGGGCCCAGAGAGTTACAGTAAAAACAAGCTCTGGTGAAGGAGATCCCTCAGCAACAGGGATGTCACTCATCTTAGGTGTGTGAGAGGAAAGGCAAAGCAGTCTAGCTCCTTGAGCTGAATATCTGAAATCGCCCTCTCTACAACACACTGGCTCTTGCTTCCATCTGCCTTGTGTTTGATCACTTTGCCCACCCCTTCAGAGGCTGATAGTTCTGAAAAGATTAGATGCTGTGCACACTGGAGCCTAAACCATATTAGTTCTCTATGATATGTGGTTCCGACTACCCACTCCCCTATCACTGGTTGATTCTGTAAGGCAACTTCATTTTGATGATTAAAAATGCCCAAGTTGGTTGTATCTTTGTAagagtctttttttctttaacgaAACCCATTATATTTTTCATACTAATTGTTCCCTGTGGCGAGGAAGTGAACAGAAACATATCCTCTGTACCCCAATTTCTTCCTCCATACTCCCTGGCAAAGCAATAGAAAAAGGCAGGCAAGAGGAGAATAGCAAATGCTCAACGCCTATTGCTCTGGTGCACTCTTGTGAAATGCAACTCACTTCAAAATTAGAAGTCAGAAAGAACGTAATTTTAATACCTCTACTTTCAGTTCAGCACCCACCATTTTTCCAGGAGAGTGGTTTCCAAGTTGCTTATTCTCTTGAGATTCACAAATTTCTCCTTTAAGCCTTTCAACCTGAAAtacaaaagcattttaaatacaaaagtgaggtgggggggcttccctggtggcgcagtggttgagagaccgcctgccgatgcaggggacacgggttcgtgccctggtccgggaagatcccacatgctgcggagcggctgggcccgtgagccatggccgctgagcgtgtgCGTCCGgggtctgtgctccgcaacgggagaggccacaacagggagaggcccgtgtaccgcaaaaaaaaagaaaaaaaaaaagaaaaaaaaaaagtgacgggggatgctttgttttaaaaatatacaagttatatatgaatacattctttgtgtaaaaaatttaaacaacataTAGGTATATAGAGCAACAAGTGATCTTTTCCCTCACATAACTCTACCCCGCAATCCCGTTTCCCTTTCCAGAAGTAATAATGTTTGGGATATACCTTTCCTGAACTTTATctcacatgtatgtgtatgtttgtgtatatataaaacataaacatatgttTAACATACATTAAACATATTTTACCAGTATCAGATATACAAATTTACAGAGACTTAGACAACTTGAACggtgtttattcattctttcttacggttgcatttaaaaaattaggctaaaatatacataacacaaaatttaccattttaaccattttaaaaaatttttatttatttatttatttatttttggctgtgttgggtcttcattgctgggcgcaggctttctctagttgccgcgaatggggggggggctactctttgctgtggtgcgcgggcttctcattgcggtggcttctcttattgcggagcacgggttctaggagggcgggctttagtagttgtggcacgcgggcttagtagttgtggcttgtgagctctagagcgcaggctcagtagttgtggcgtacaggcttagttgctccatggcatgtgggatcttccggaccagggctcgaacctatgtccccctgcattggcaggcagattcttaaccactgcaccaccagggaagccccttaaccattttttttttttttagtttaataagaCGTTTATTCTATCATTATATATAGTTGAACCACCTCTACACACAAGTAATATGGTTTAAGATTTTCTGAGTGGGAAGGAATTTGGGTCTCAGAAGTTTTTGCGAGCCTGCTACATGTTTTCTGGAAATCATTTAAGTGGGCCTTATAAGACCCttgaagaaaatacaaggaaaattGGTTTGCAAGAAAACTAGCAATTAGATTTCCAAATTAAACTATCTATTAAGATAGCAAACCAAGAACTGGAAAGAACTGGGGCAACTCCTCTTCCATATTTCCTACGCACTCAACTCCACCCTGGGAAACAGAAGCTCAGTCTAGGGGAAGTCATGATGCAAGCAGAATGTGGTGGTACGCCCGACCACAACCGGTGGGTGGCGTGGCACGTTTGTGGAATGTGAGGCTCTTGGGGGGTAGTTTGAGCAGGGATGAGAAAATAACTGTAGACCACACATAAAATCGGAAACCAACTGAACTTGTATTGACACTAACTACACGACTCTTCTTAGTAGCCTTATGGGAATGGATAAAGTGGCTTGACCCAAGATAACACTGATTAGACTTAGCAatgttacttttaaataaaaccaaCCCAATTTTCCCCAAGGTGGCTTAGATTTCATAATGGGTcacaaatactaaaaataaaacatttaaaaatttgatccAAGCCCCTTCTATCCTCCCACACTTGAAAGGGACCTTATGAACACCAATTTCCCAATCCTAGCATCACTAGTTTACAAACCTTAGGGTTAAAAACTCCCTCCTCATTTACCCAATGTTCAATTTCCATCAGTTTCAATATACACTAGTGTAAATACCATGACTATTTTGCATGAAGTTAAGTATTCTACAGAACAGTCACGGGATTGAACCAGGAGCTCCCACCTTTTATGTGAGCTTCAGTGCTACCATGGAGGCCAAGGCAATTTAATTTAGGCTAACCAGGATTTGTTTCAATTTGTAAGAGAAACATCTTGCAACAGGTTTATTAAATTCTCTTAAAAAATGGTGGCATTCCTTTACTTTCTGCCTTTTGGCAGCAGCAGTTACATATATGGAATAGCAGATTAAGTCTAAAAATGTGGGCCCTAGTCAACTTTATTTTTCGGCATAATGACCATGATAAACGATCACGACATCCTTCACATTTCCAAGGAAAACCCAATTTAAAGTTTGTCCTTGCCAAACTCCATAAAACAGCCACTTTAGAGTAAACCAGCAGAGCACTGCCTCACCCCGATAAAGCTGTACGTTTCATCACATGCACCAACAAATCTACACGGCTAGTTTCTGCGCTCCTCTTTTACAGAATTTTACACCTATTGTTACCAGACAGCATTTTACACACGGACATATCAACTGCctaataaagcaaaaacaaaggcaTTTCCCTTATTAGAAACAAGACACACCATCACTTAAAATCTTCAAACATTATTGCACTTTACCTTTCAGAATTTGACAATGCATTCAGTGAAGCAATCTGCAGACAACTAGTTTTAACAGACAGATTAAAAAACACCTTTAAGCAGACGTGGATGTCCTAAACTGTTTATTAGGTAAGAATTTTACAAACATTACTTATATTAGCGGTAGCGGTGGAGCTGGAGAGTATTGCGCCTTCTCCAGGCTGCACGGCGAGAACCACCGATCGCGTGGTGGAACTTGTGGCCCTTGCGGAGGCCGCGGTTCTCCCTGCCTGCAGACGTCAGCCCTCGCATCTCCCTATGCTTGTGGACTCGTTTGGTGATCCACTGGGTGTCAGGGTTTCTTCTGATAGCCTTATGGAAGGGATCAAGGAGGATAACCTCAAAAAATTTGTACGTAGAATCTTCACCCACCCAGTAAGAATTCAGGACCCTCAGGGCCCCACAGTGGCGTCCAGCTCTCTCCTCGGCAACAGACTGAAGGCTCCGGGCAAACTTGAGCTGGTTGACGCCATGGTGGACGGGCTTGCCGTAGGTGGCGCCCTTCGGGACCGGGCGTTTGCGGCCACCGCGGCGCACGCGAACGCGATATATCACATAACCTTGCTTGGCCTTGTAGCCCAGCCTGCGCGCCTTGTCGGGCCGGGTGGGGCGCGGGGCCCGGTGCAGCGCCGAGAGCTGGCGGTACTGCCAGCAGCGCACCCTGAGCAGAAAGCGCATCACGTCCGACTGCTTCTTCCTCCACAGCTCCTGGATGTACTTGTAAGCGCCCATCTCGGCTCACCTGATGGCTGCCGCCAAACGGAAAGGAACGACCCTTTCTCCCccccttaaccatttttaagcatacagttgAGTAGCACTAAACGCATTCCCAttactgtgcaaccatcaccaccatccgtctccataattcttttcatcttgcaaaactgaaaccctacacccattaaacaataactcctcattaTGCCCTCCCCCACAGCCCCTAGAAACCACCATTCTAATTTCTGGCTCTATGAtttctgactactctaggtacctcatataagtggaattatacactatttgtctttctgtgactcgtttatttcaattagcataatgtcttcaagtttcacccatgttgtagcatatttctttttaaagtggaataatattccattgtatgtgtacaccatattttgtttatccattcatctgtcaatggatgttTGGGTTGCTTCAACCTTTTGGCTATGAACATGAGTGAACAAATAtatgttcaagtccctgctttcaattcttttgggtgtatacccagaagcagaattgctagatcatatggtaactctatgtttactttttatttattttattaatttttttaatttttgcggtatgtgggcctctcactgttgtggcctctcccgttgaggagcacaggctccggatgcgcaggcttagcggccatggctcacgggcctagccgctccgcggcatgtgggatcttcccggaccggggcacgaacccgtgtcccctgcatctgcaggtggactctcaaccactgcgccaccagggaaacccctatgtttactttttaaaggaagtcccatactgttttctacagtggctgtaccattttacattcttaacaACAATGCAcaaagggttccaatttctccacttcttcaacaacatttgttattttttattgttttgataacagccattctaatgaatatttattcattcttgcAACAAAATTtcttgagcacttattatatgccaggcattgtattAGACACTAGAGATATGATTgtgaaatgaatataattaaaattaaagtgacATATAGTATATTTAGACCTCGGAAGTACatgttaaaaatcaataaattcctAAGAAGAAATGATTCAAAAACATAACACAACTACGGGTTTAGTATTAATAATCTCAAACTTTGGTAAATGTGATCGGTATAAACTATTATCTAAAtccttattaaaaagaaaagatcctAAACTGACACTATAGCAGTAACATTACTGTTCAGCATATGtagttaaaatgtataaaatagaaatactgaTAGAAAGCATCTAGGTCAAAGTACAGCTCTACCTGGGATGCTACAGCCACTAGAATCAGTCTTCACTAATGACCAATAAATGATGTATTGATACATCTAGCTTGCTTAGCTGCTGACTGTTACTATTCTATACACAGTTAAATTAActctaagaaaaaattaaataacgtACCTCTTCTCCAAGTACCTTTCTTTCTGAGTCAAGTGATCGAACTCGATTTCTTAAAGCCAGAATTTCCTCATCCAATCTCTGATTATGTTCCTTTGCTTTCCGTAGGTCAACTGAGTCTAAAACAGGGAAAATGTAGTTGACTCAACTGGATCGAAGTTTTAATTTGGGGGCGTTAACTCTAAAAACTGAGGAAGTGCTGTTTCCTGCCATTCTTGTCAGTCCTACCGTGTCTCTGCATATGTGATTCTCCACAAAGAAGAGCTGCTAGACTCTCAAGTCCAGCCCTAGAATGTTCTACCAactaatgaaacagaacagaatgttttttatttctcataCCAGTCTAATGAGCTGGACTTTTGGAGTATAGGGTTTCCAGCAATAGAGATTCTTCCAGGACctggaattttaaaacaattgagCCTGCCTTCTAAAAGTGAAACCACTAAAAAAATCATCttcctggtggtcctgtggtccTGTCTCTCTTACACACCTCATATATTCCTCACATATTCCTAGATACTTCTCTTGCACTCATTAACTGCAGGACCTCCACAGACAGCTGATGTAGGGAGCTAGGGGTAGTGAACGGACAGACTGTAAAGTGAAATCAAGTTGATTCATCAAAACCATCCTTTTCCTGTAGCACCTCTGCCTGTAGGCTACTCTCAGCTCAGCACCTCATGTTAAGACATGCTCTTTCCAGCACTCATCAAAGTTTCAATAGTACAAACTTGTTGCCTGTAACTTTCCTGGATTTGcagctgtttcttttttcacttatgtttctcctatttttcttttgctgctttagtctcctttgttttccttcttcattgcctgttctgtttttgcttgtatttttctttcttcattttttcttttgtttcccttactaccctctttttttccttagtgtgtaaatttttttaacttgaaaaatgctgaaaacacaccaaaaagaaaaaaaaaagcattcacaATCCATATACATATACGGAGGACAAGATTTGTTCTACCTTTTgcatatgcaatttaaaaaaa
This sequence is a window from Globicephala melas chromosome 1, mGloMel1.2, whole genome shotgun sequence. Protein-coding genes within it:
- the LOC115858929 gene encoding large ribosomal subunit protein eL15-like gives rise to the protein MGAYKYIQELWRKKQSDVMRFLLRVRCWQYRQLSALHRAPRPTRPDKARRLGYKAKQGYVIYRVRVRRGGRKRPVPKGATYGKPVHHGVNQLKFARSLQSVAEERAGRHCGALRVLNSYWVGEDSTYKFFEVILLDPFHKAIRRNPDTQWITKRVHKHREMRGLTSAGRENRGLRKGHKFHHAIGGSRRAAWRRRNTLQLHRYR